CTCCCACCATTATTTGTCATGAGGGAGTGTCCTCTTGTCTCGCCCCGAGGCTTTATAAGCGAGACAATTGCGATCATATCTCGTCGCTACGTTTATAAAAGGAAAGTCTTTCTGCTTAATAGTTGTCATATACACGTGGCGGCGATATCATTGTGAAGAGGAAGACTTTAGGATGAACAGGTTCAAATTTAttgtccgtattctgaaacactttcccATCACGACTAATTTCAGAGGCTATAGAGATGACTGGTTAGTTGTGTTCACACGGGTGTTTTCCCTGTTCATAATGTCAAAATCTTGCTAATTTCTCACATtaaaatcataaagaaaaacaaaaacacgcgTGACTTGAACTACAGGCTTTTGAATGCAGTGGAGGAGCGCTGGGAACTGTTTCAAAATATACCTCAGTGAAGATGACATCGAAAGACGAGAACAAATTCAAAAAGAGCGAAAGAATGGTAAGTCACAGAAACTCAAGGAAAAGACTAATTAAAAGCAGCGAGAAGGGATCTAAACTAAACAGAAGAAAGCATAGAAGAAATATACTATAAGGTTGAATTAATTGAACGAGAGAGACAACCTTAACAGTATGGTCTATTGATGCTTCTTGTGTGTCACCAGTCTCGTGAGTCGTGACGGGCCGCGGCACGTTTGCTCACTGGATACCTAGGtagaaacggaaaaaaaaaaaaataaataaataaataaataaaaaagtattgATAGGGCATCACTTCggaacgtctgtctgtctttctgcctatttgtctgtctacctttctgttagtctgtctgtttgtctatttatctgtctatccattaGATCAATGAATAAAGAATTAAGTAGTTGGTAAACAAATATGATTATTGTTCCCATCACCTCAAGAGTGTTCCTTCAGTTATTAACGTGTAAACCTTGTTTgctaatctcttgttcttattattcttattcttgatattgatattattattagttatcattattattgttattattaacctcatcatcatctctcctcctcctccccttccttctcctcctcctgctgctacaacaacaacacctactactactactactacgactacttaGCCTCATTATTTTACCCTCTGCCAACcccaagaagtgtgtgtgtgtgtgtgtgtgtgtgtgtgtgtgtgtgttgctgcagAAAGTATGTCATGTAATGCTCGGTGACTCGTGAGGCGCCTTGCACGTGAGGGACCTAGAATGACCTCTCACAGCCTTCCCATCCCACCTCCCCGCAGCCTAGCTGACCCCGACCAAGAACCACCATCCTCCCCGTcccaccttccccctcccccagcCAGTCTCGCCTTATACTGCGTCTCTCGACGCCATAATGGGAGGTGAGAATGTCTTAACGTTGGCTTCTTTTTCACGAGATTGTGTAGCGGAAGtcttagtgtgtgtatgtgtgtgtgtgtgtgtgtgtgtgtgtgtgttgggttaggCTGTATGTCGCCCAAACACGTGTTTAGTTGGAAGAATGGCTGcttaaataatgaagaaaaaacaggaagaaaaaaaaaattacttccgCTTACTCGAAAGTGTACGGGAAAGAAACATCAtgaactcccttcctctgactgactgtcttcagcctttttctcaccgccgaaatgttgcatctctttctatcttttatcgctattttcatgctaactgttctactgatcttgctaactgcatgcctcccctcctcctgcggcctcgctgcacaaggctttcttcttcctcttatccctattctgtccaactccctaatacaagagttaaccagtactatcaatcattcatacctttcactggtaaactctggaactccctggctctgtatttccatcttcttacgacttaatttcttttaagagaggtgtcgagacatttgtcccttgctTTTGGACGACTCTTTggaccttttagggaacctgcagctccagtgggccttttttttttttttaacattttgttgcccttggcagcgttctctctcttgcacaaaaaaaaaaaaagtgtaaactaATGAGCTCAACTAAAAGCAGTAAATCAATTAGGCAttaaattgaaaataaataaggtaaGAATTAAGGGacgggaaaaaaagtgaaaaaagttaGATTACATAGTAGGTAGCcgtatgaaaataataaaagaaagaaagaaaacgagtaaagaaaagaatgggaattaattctctccattttctgataataataataaagggaaaaagaaggagaaaaaggaagaagaaaattatgaagatgaagatgaagataaagaaaaagaagaaaaaaaactagtcaACGAAACACAACAAGAAACACACGAACCATATATAACTAActacataaacaaacataatacaaaacaacaacaaaaaacacatataaacaaaagaattaaagaataaCCCTCAGGTGTAGGCAAACTAGGGCGCGCTGGCCACATGCTGCCCGCCGCCCTCCGATGTGTCTTTAGTGGTCACGCGGATTAAGGCGCCGCATTCTGCCACGATGGTGGTAGATTGCGGGGCATCGATTCGAACCCCACTAATGACATCTAGcagctatatggcctttgttgcctagcagcaGGATAAATGACTTCATTGGAGGGGCGctcccttgtgatgacttaatttgaggattatttaatTCTTTAAAATCCGCCGCCCTCCGAGGTAAAGAGAAAATCAACAAGCAACGCCGAATAATAATTAGAATTTTTCTTCCCGTTATGCGTGAGAGCTGATTTTCTTTACCAgcctttattttgtgttttaaatGTCAAATATTTGGGGTTAATATATGCTACCCAATTAAAATCTCGAACTTTTAATATGGTCCATGCATTGAAAAGTTCGCCCATGCACTCCTGGAATAACCACACGTGATATTACCTCCTTTCCATTCGTCTTTACGCGTACTCGTGTTTATAAACAGCTCCAAAGTTACAAAGCTCAGGACTTGCGCATCTGCCACTGTCACTCTCGGGGTCACTGCCAAGACTCAGACAATCCTAGTCCCTCCCAGGCCCTCCCACACCACCGCCTTCTTTACGTAGGGCTTCCTGTATATTTCCGGAAGGGAGTTAGCGAAGCCTAGCCCGTGCGTTCAACCCCTTGCTTCTTCGTGGCAGATTTCTAGATAACCTGAATGTGTTTACTATAAGTTAATCTATGACCTACAAACACGTTACGGACAACACATAAGTTAACATTAGCTTTTTTATGTCTATATTCTGAAGTGTACCCCTGCCCCGCACCtctactattaaaaaaaaaaaaaaaaaaaaaaaaaaatctatagatTAAATttacgtgggttttaagggtatttttctcttcttatggTTCTAGTGTATCGTGGGTTTACGTAATCAACAGCAGAAATGCCTTTGATACCGATCTTTGAAAACTGCTGTGGGTAGAAAAGAGAGCTGGATATgagaattgtaaagaaaaagtgttaccGAGTCGACTCTTTTGGTAGCGTGATAACTGATGAtagacacaaaagaaagagagagagagagagagagagagagagagagagagagagagattggtttcTGTGAGTTGCTTCCGTTTATTCCTTTTAACGCCCTGCACCTGAATACAAAGCTTTACACGtgtgagtacacacacacacacacacacacacacacacacacacacacacacacacacacacacacacacaaatgtggtTAACTCGAGTGCGAATTTTTTGTTAGGGGGGATTGCGTTCGCGCATCCCccttatatatgaaaaaaagataaataaaaaaaaaaaaaaaggaaaaatgacataaatggagatatggagacaggacactatgagccccgctcgaaccctgtacaatacaacgaggtaaatacaactaggtaaatacacacacacacacacacacacacacacacacacacacatcatgggaggtgttggtggataaggtggtgagtgtgggatcgggcagacgtacacgcgtaggttcgaatcccaccacgtacagccttagacactgccatttgtcgagtggtttaaagttacctacatgtcaccatgatacccaggtgggtggtgatatgggcctaatatgaataccactataaataaaattgccagcgccattaatgggcggaagctgaacagcgcttcccacattctcttcaagtgtgcctacaggcgctataggccataacataacacacacacacacacacacacacacaggaactaaGGAGGAGACCGTGGAGGTGAGCGACGCCCCTCAAGTGAGTGTGTAGCGAGGTATAAGAGCAGCGCGGGGCCTCAGAGGGTGCCAGTGCCATAAAGCAGGGCTTGTGTGAAGGTGTCCGCCGCGCCGCCGCCTCAGGTAATGCTCAGCCTCCTCTCCAAGTACGTAGTGGGCGAGGGTCCCTACGAGAGTGACGTGGGGAGCTCCCAGTACACAGACACTGACGAGGAGGTGCTGGCGCCCGCTATGCCGGTCATCAACATCGACCCCACAGAGCTGGGGCAGGACGCCCTCGTGGCGGAGCAGCCACCCTCGCCCACCTGCTTCACCCCCGTGTCTGACTCCTCGGAAGAGCCCACTGAGAAGGAGGCGCCGCCGCTGGAGCTACCGGAGCCTGAGGTGTGCCGGCGCGTGCAGGAGCTGGTGGAGTACTACCTGAGCGAGCATAACCTGGTGAAGGACATGTTCATGCTGAAGCACGTCACCAAGCACCGCGAGGGCTACGTCTCCCTCAAGCTGCTCGCCACATACAAGAAGGTGAAGCACCTCACCAAGGACTGGCGCGTCGTGGCGTACGCACTCAAGGACTCACAGGTCTTGGAGCTGAACCCTGAGGCCACCAAGGTGCGGCGGCGCCACGCGCTGCCCCCTGAACTGGACGAGGACACCCGGCCCTTCCGCACCCTGCTGGCCGCGGACGTCTCTCGCGAGCTGGCCAATGTGAACGCGCTGGCCGAGTTCTTTGGCAAGTTCGGCGAGATGGTGTCCCTGCAGATGCACAAACCCGGTGGTCGCCACCTGGCAGAAGTGCGCCAGGTGGAGCGAGACCACCCGGGCATCAGCGCCACTGTCTGCGCCCTCGTGGAGTTTGAGAAGGTGCACCACGCCCGCCAGGCCTTCCGCGCCATGCTGAACACCCCTGAGTGTGGCCTCAAGGTGTTGGAGGTGGCCCGCAAGAAGCGTGACCCCGGGGACGGCGGCTACGGCAGCTCCTTCCTGCACATCAAGAGCCAGGCAGAGGGCGAGAGCGCCTACTACAGCAACTCTGACTACTCTGAGCCGCCATCCCCCGTGAGCCGCGTGCGGCCCTTCCCACGCCTCAGGTCTCCATTCGTCCCGTCACCCTCGCCCAAGTCAGGCAGGCGAATCAGAGGCCACCAGCAGCAGTCCTCGCCCGAGTCCTCACCGCCCTCGCCCTACTCGCCCCGCCGCGGGGCTCCCACCCCCAGCTCCTCCCCCGAGCAGGAGCGCCCCCAGGACCTGTACCCGCGCTACACCTCGCCCTGCACCTCCCCGCTGCCCCGCCGCCGCGCCATCCCCTGCTCCCCTCCCTCTGACTCTCCCTTCCAGGGTCGTCGCCACATCACTACCAtgccttcctgctcctcccagGATAGTGACGCCCCAGTGCCGCCCCTCAGCCCCTGGCTCAGGCGGCGGGTTCTGTCTGGCTCCTCCacacccctctcctcccctctggcGTCGCCTAACCTGCGCCGCCGCCACGAGGCCTCCATGATTCTGCCCGAAAACGTCTTACGCCTGCCGCGCGGTCCTGACGGCTCCACAGGCTTCCTGCCGCGCCGCTCACCCATCATCCTGAAGGCCTGAGGACGCACTGCA
This genomic interval from Portunus trituberculatus isolate SZX2019 chromosome 10, ASM1759143v1, whole genome shotgun sequence contains the following:
- the LOC123502020 gene encoding la-related protein 6-like, whose product is MLSLLSKYVVGEGPYESDVGSSQYTDTDEEVLAPAMPVINIDPTELGQDALVAEQPPSPTCFTPVSDSSEEPTEKEAPPLELPEPEVCRRVQELVEYYLSEHNLVKDMFMLKHVTKHREGYVSLKLLATYKKVKHLTKDWRVVAYALKDSQVLELNPEATKVRRRHALPPELDEDTRPFRTLLAADVSRELANVNALAEFFGKFGEMVSLQMHKPGGRHLAEVRQVERDHPGISATVCALVEFEKVHHARQAFRAMLNTPECGLKVLEVARKKRDPGDGGYGSSFLHIKSQAEGESAYYSNSDYSEPPSPVSRVRPFPRLRSPFVPSPSPKSGRRIRGHQQQSSPESSPPSPYSPRRGAPTPSSSPEQERPQDLYPRYTSPCTSPLPRRRAIPCSPPSDSPFQGRRHITTMPSCSSQDSDAPVPPLSPWLRRRVLSGSSTPLSSPLASPNLRRRHEASMILPENVLRLPRGPDGSTGFLPRRSPIILKA